One window of the Caldilineales bacterium genome contains the following:
- a CDS encoding sensor histidine kinase, with protein MPRTSTARLDPLDSLFRVLAFLGALAIVALVLNLLAQPTALGLVGQNLFIRLWFGLFIAPAILLVGALGVWRMPGNVVGRFLILIALGGVAAQFHVDLGAPVPTALAVESIILFNAGLVGPALAYLMLTFPTGRVHPPRWARAVPVVAGLKFIGVALEILATPGKIKIFSPTVNPLFVPALRPLQPIIAPTIGIAGLLLPLLLLAGLISLLLRYRAAPTGERQQIKWVLWGFGLLAPAGVMAFVSVFRFGVASTAFSITFLLAATAQILFLASIAIAILRYHLFDIDIIINRTLVYGSLTLFIVAVYVLVVGYLSELLHERAGFLLSLLATGLIAVLFEPLRQWLQRGVNHLIYGERDDPYKVLAGLSERIGETLLPEAVLPTLTETIAQTLKLPYAAISLANPGEDGHFTAAYGLPKEPALHLALAHQGERIGELIVAQRAADEPFTPAEKQLLNDIAIQAGAAVHSVRLTADLRRARQRLVSAREEERRRIRRDLHDGLGPQLASQSLTLDAIDKLLDRDPELARWLLHHLKTQSQEAIAGIRRLIYGLRPPALDDLGLAEALRQEWEVNPARDALPDGLQITLATPAPLPPLSAAVELAAYRIVQEAVNNVVKHAQARRCVVRLEMQQERLVVDISDDGRGLPATVHAGVGLHSLRERAEEVGGRLEVGRGPGGGTRVRAWLPGVGP; from the coding sequence TTGCCTCGAACCTCGACCGCGCGCCTCGACCCACTGGATAGTCTCTTTCGCGTCTTGGCGTTCCTCGGCGCGCTGGCGATTGTGGCCCTGGTCCTGAACTTGCTCGCCCAGCCCACTGCGCTGGGATTGGTTGGGCAGAACTTGTTCATCCGCCTCTGGTTCGGGCTGTTCATCGCGCCTGCCATCCTGCTGGTCGGCGCTTTGGGCGTCTGGCGGATGCCGGGCAACGTCGTTGGTCGCTTCCTGATTCTGATCGCCCTTGGCGGTGTGGCGGCGCAATTCCATGTCGATTTGGGCGCGCCCGTCCCGACGGCATTGGCGGTGGAGTCCATCATTTTATTCAACGCCGGCCTGGTGGGGCCGGCATTGGCCTACTTGATGTTGACGTTCCCCACCGGGCGCGTCCATCCTCCCCGGTGGGCGCGCGCTGTCCCGGTGGTCGCCGGCCTCAAGTTCATCGGTGTGGCATTGGAAATCCTGGCCACCCCCGGCAAAATCAAGATCTTCTCGCCTACCGTCAACCCCTTGTTCGTCCCCGCGCTCAGGCCCTTGCAGCCCATCATCGCCCCCACGATTGGCATCGCCGGCCTGTTATTGCCGCTCCTTTTGCTTGCTGGGTTGATTTCATTGCTTCTGCGTTATCGCGCCGCGCCAACGGGGGAGCGACAGCAGATCAAATGGGTGTTGTGGGGTTTTGGCCTGCTGGCGCCGGCAGGAGTCATGGCCTTTGTGTCGGTCTTTCGCTTTGGTGTTGCCAGCACGGCCTTTTCTATCACCTTTTTGCTGGCCGCCACCGCCCAGATCCTTTTTCTGGCTTCCATCGCCATTGCCATTCTGCGCTACCATCTGTTCGATATCGATATCATCATCAACCGGACGCTGGTCTACGGCTCACTCACCCTGTTCATCGTCGCTGTTTACGTCCTGGTCGTAGGCTATCTGAGCGAATTACTTCATGAGCGCGCTGGTTTCCTCCTTTCGCTCCTTGCCACCGGGCTGATCGCCGTCCTCTTTGAGCCGCTGCGCCAGTGGCTGCAACGTGGCGTCAACCACTTGATCTACGGCGAGCGCGATGACCCTTACAAGGTGCTGGCCGGGCTGAGCGAACGCATCGGCGAGACCTTGCTGCCAGAAGCCGTCTTGCCCACGCTTACAGAAACGATTGCCCAAACGCTCAAGCTGCCATATGCCGCTATATCGCTGGCAAACCCTGGCGAAGATGGCCATTTCACCGCCGCCTATGGCCTGCCCAAAGAACCCGCCTTACATCTGGCGCTTGCCCATCAAGGCGAGAGGATCGGTGAACTGATCGTCGCCCAGCGCGCTGCGGATGAACCGTTCACGCCGGCGGAGAAGCAGCTGTTGAACGACATCGCCATCCAGGCCGGCGCCGCCGTCCACAGCGTCCGCCTGACTGCCGACCTGCGTCGCGCCCGGCAGCGGCTGGTGAGCGCCCGCGAAGAAGAGCGCCGCCGCATCCGTCGCGACCTGCACGACGGCCTGGGGCCGCAGCTCGCCAGTCAGTCCCTCACCCTCGACGCCATCGACAAACTGCTTGACCGCGATCCTGAGCTGGCCCGATGGCTGCTGCACCACCTCAAGACCCAATCGCAGGAGGCCATCGCCGGTATTCGTCGCCTGATCTACGGCCTGCGTCCGCCGGCATTGGACGATCTCGGTTTGGCCGAGGCCCTGCGCCAGGAGTGGGAAGTGAACCCGGCTCGAGACGCGCTGCCGGACGGCCTTCAGATCACGCTTGCCACCCCGGCCCCGTTGCCGCCCTTGTCCGCGGCTGTCGAGTTGGCCGCCTACCGCATCGTCCAGGAGGCAGTGAACAACGTGGTCAAGCACGCTCAGGCCAGAAGATGCGTGGTGCGCCTGGAAATGCAACAGGAGCGACTGGTTGTGGACATCAGCGATGAT
- a CDS encoding FAD-dependent oxidoreductase, protein MQHQHETTCVVVGGGPAGAVLSLLLARKEVPVMLLEMHKDFDRDFRGDTLHPSIMEIMDEIGLADRLLQLPHAKMRTMTAPTTMGSVPVADLGRLKTKFPFITMMPQAQFLDFIAAEAGRYPNFQLVMGAMVDELIEDEGVVGGVRYRGEGGVHEVRALLTVGADGRFSRLRKLAGFEAIKASPPMDIVWLRLPRKASDGEGGMGRFGRGHALVKLDRGEEWQLGYVILKGTYQKLREAGVEALRRSIAELDPALADRVDLIKDWKDVAFLSVAADRLPRWHKPGLLLIGDAAHVMSPVGGNGINYAVMDAVATANELAGPLKAGRVTEPDLARVQRRREWPTRITQAFVNALQENLIASALDPDRPPFRVPGFLRWPILRDFVPHLFGFGIGRVHVR, encoded by the coding sequence ATGCAACATCAACACGAAACAACCTGTGTGGTGGTGGGCGGCGGCCCGGCGGGAGCGGTGCTTTCGCTCCTGCTCGCGCGCAAAGAAGTCCCGGTGATGTTGCTGGAGATGCACAAGGACTTCGACCGCGACTTTCGCGGCGACACCCTGCATCCCTCCATCATGGAGATTATGGACGAGATCGGGTTGGCCGACCGCCTGCTGCAACTGCCCCATGCCAAGATGCGGACGATGACGGCGCCTACCACGATGGGGTCGGTTCCGGTCGCCGACCTGGGCCGCCTGAAAACCAAGTTCCCTTTCATCACCATGATGCCGCAGGCGCAGTTTTTGGACTTCATCGCCGCCGAGGCCGGGCGCTATCCCAACTTTCAACTGGTAATGGGCGCGATGGTGGACGAGTTGATCGAAGACGAGGGTGTGGTAGGGGGAGTCCGCTACCGCGGCGAGGGTGGCGTCCACGAAGTGCGGGCGTTGCTCACGGTGGGCGCGGACGGTCGCTTCTCGCGCCTCCGCAAACTGGCCGGCTTTGAAGCCATCAAAGCCTCGCCGCCGATGGACATCGTCTGGCTGCGCCTGCCGCGCAAGGCCAGCGACGGCGAAGGCGGCATGGGCCGCTTCGGGCGCGGCCACGCCCTGGTGAAACTGGATCGGGGCGAGGAGTGGCAGTTGGGGTACGTGATCCTGAAAGGCACGTATCAAAAACTGCGCGAGGCAGGCGTCGAGGCATTGCGCCGTTCCATCGCCGAGCTTGATCCCGCCCTGGCGGATCGGGTTGATCTGATCAAGGATTGGAAGGATGTCGCGTTTCTCTCTGTCGCTGCCGACCGACTGCCGCGCTGGCACAAGCCCGGCCTGCTGCTCATCGGCGACGCGGCGCATGTGATGTCACCCGTCGGCGGCAACGGCATCAACTACGCGGTGATGGATGCGGTGGCAACCGCCAATGAGTTAGCTGGCCCGCTCAAAGCCGGGCGCGTCACCGAGCCTGATCTGGCCCGCGTGCAACGCCGGCGTGAGTGGCCAACGCGGATTACTCAGGCGTTCGTCAACGCCCTTCAGGAAAACCTGATCGCCAGCGCGCTCGACCCGGACAGGCCCCCCTTCCGGGTGCCGGGTTTCCTCCGCTGGCCCATTCTGCGAGACTTCGTGCCGCACCTGTTCGGCTTCGGTATCGGGCGCGTGCATGTGAGGTGA
- a CDS encoding methyltransferase domain-containing protein — protein MPIRPNFLERTLFYTFNAGPAPVLDIWSGIALRVVVAAVRLGVFEALADGPLTPEALAQKIPANARGMQVLLSALAAIGYVREQNGEYTNTPMTTKWMLQRSGNFGAGFDFWAVSLFELMDTLEETLRTGQPPLNLYEWIESQPTTSRSFQEWMVAIANFAGDEILKHVPVPNGARRLLDIGGGHGRYAIAFCRRYPKLSATVFDSPEALKAAEASLTATGMTGRVTLQMGNFLTDELGAGYDVALLFNIVHGFSEEQNQMLVSKAVKSLNPGGLLVVIEQLAGQAPTPTANATKELLSLSYFHLLNGHIWEYETVKGWLVTAGCVNVRRVDSPLLPGTSIILGTGPNTR, from the coding sequence ATGCCCATTCGACCTAATTTTCTCGAGCGCACCCTCTTTTATACGTTCAACGCCGGGCCAGCGCCCGTGCTGGACATTTGGAGCGGGATTGCGCTGAGGGTGGTCGTAGCCGCTGTGCGCCTGGGCGTATTCGAGGCTTTGGCCGATGGGCCGCTGACGCCGGAGGCTCTCGCGCAAAAAATTCCTGCGAATGCGCGCGGGATGCAGGTGCTGTTATCAGCCCTCGCCGCCATCGGTTACGTGCGTGAACAAAACGGCGAATACACCAACACGCCCATGACGACGAAGTGGATGCTCCAGCGTTCGGGCAATTTTGGCGCCGGCTTTGATTTCTGGGCCGTCAGTCTGTTTGAATTGATGGATACACTCGAAGAGACGTTGCGGACAGGCCAGCCGCCTTTGAATTTGTACGAATGGATTGAGTCTCAGCCAACAACCTCCCGCTCGTTTCAGGAATGGATGGTGGCGATTGCCAACTTTGCGGGCGATGAAATTTTGAAGCATGTGCCCGTGCCCAACGGCGCACGGCGCTTGCTCGACATTGGCGGTGGGCACGGACGCTACGCCATCGCTTTCTGCCGGCGTTATCCCAAACTCTCGGCGACAGTGTTCGACTCGCCCGAAGCGCTCAAGGCGGCTGAAGCCAGCCTGACCGCCACTGGCATGACCGGGCGGGTGACTTTGCAGATGGGCAACTTCCTCACCGACGAACTCGGCGCAGGCTACGATGTGGCGCTATTGTTCAACATTGTCCACGGCTTCTCTGAGGAGCAGAATCAAATGTTGGTGAGCAAAGCCGTCAAATCGCTAAACCCCGGAGGCTTGCTGGTGGTCATCGAACAATTAGCCGGGCAGGCGCCCACACCAACGGCCAACGCCACCAAAGAACTCCTCAGCCTCAGTTATTTTCACCTACTCAATGGCCACATCTGGGAATATGAGACGGTGAAAGGCTGGCTGGTCACAGCCGGGTGCGTGAATGTGCGCCGCGTTGACTCCCCGCTCCTGCCGGGGACGAGTATCATTCTCGGGACAGGCCCGAACACAAGATAA